The DNA region TTGTAGGCGGTGGTCAGGCCGGTGGCCGCGTTGAGCGTCGAACTGGATTCGATCACGGGCGTATTGCCCTCGCCCAGATAGACGATGTCCTCTTCCTCAAGCACCGGGGCCATGAGTTCATAAAAACGGAAGATGCCGCGCAGGGCGGTCTTCTTGGAGGCTGCACGACCGTCGAAAATTTCGCGCCATTGGTCGCCCGGTATCTTCTTCAGCTCGTCGAAGAGCAGGTTGTCGAGCAGGAATACGCCGCCGCAATCTGGGCAGGTGTAGTGCAGCTCGTCCGTGGGGAATCGCTTGCCGCAACCGAGGCAGAAGTATTCCATGTGTCCGCGATAGGAAGGGAAAAGATCGGCAGTCATTGGCTCACCCGATGGGAAAAGGTTCTTGATTATTTTTCGGCCCGCAAAGGCAAGAAAGGTTCGCCCAAAAGGTAGTGTATGGCAAGTCAAAATGTTGTAGGTTATTCTCAGGTGAGCGGGGCAGGGGCACCTATTGCGACCCATTCGGCAGACACCGGAACGATCAAAGGAAGCGGTCTCATGAAGAAACGGAAAACGGTTTCGCTCGTCCTTGGCAGTGGTGGCGCGCGAGGGCTGGCCCATATTGGCGTCATCCATTGGCTTGAGGAGAACGGTTACGCCATTAAGTCCATCTCGGGTTCTTCCATGGGAGCCCTTGTCGGCGGCATCCATGCCATCGGCAAGCTCGATGAATTCGAGAAATGGGTCCGGGCCGTCACCCGGAGTGACATGCTCAAGCTGCTCGACCTGTCTATGGGGATGGATGGCCTGTTCAAAGGCGGCAAGATCATCAACACCCTGAAAAGCCTGGTGGGTGACAGCCGTATTGAGGATCTGCCCATAGATTTCACGGCCGTGGCCACGAATATTTCCCGGGCCAAGGAGGTCTGGTTTGACGAAGGTCCCATGTTCGACGCCATCCGGGCTTCCATATCATTGCCGCTTTTCTTCACCCCATACAAACACAAGGGAGAGGATTTGGTTGATGGCGGCATTCTCAATCCGGTGCCCATAGCACCGACCTTCAGGGATCAGACCGATGTCACCATTGCGGTCAACGTGTGTGGGGCTCCCGGTGAGGGGCTTGAGGATTCGTTGGATGCAGGGCCTGAGGAGAAGTCGGCTTTGACCGAGGCCATTTCGGATTTCTTGGGCAAAGTCCGGTCGAGCATTCCCAGGGGAACGGCGAACATCGGGGCGTATGATATAGTGGCCCAATCGTTCGAGACCATGCAGGGTACGATTGCACGGCAGAAAATTGCTGCCTATCCGCCCGACTATGTTCTGGAAATACCGAAAAATCTCTGCAAAATTCTGGAATTTCACAAGGCGGCACCGCTCATTCAGTACGGGTACGACAAGGCGGCCGGGGTGCTGCCGTCCGTGTTCATGGGGAAGTGAGGTTCAGGGCCAGACTTTGGGGATGGACAGGATGACGATGACCGCGCCGATGGCGGTTTTGACCGTGAAGCCGAGTGCCTTGCCAACGAACGCGCCCTTGGCGGCACGAAAGGCTTCGGATTTGGAGCGACCGGGCATTTCAGCGACCAGACAACCGAGGTAGGCTCCGCCCAGTGCGCCAATGAGTGCGCCCAGCCCAAAGAGGAAGGATGCACCGAAAATGGCCCCGGCAATGGCTCCGATGATTCCCCCGACATTGCCGCGGGTAGAGGCCCCGTAACGTCCGGCCCCCCACGCCTGAAGTCCGAATTCCAGCACTTCGGCCACCACGGCCACCACGGCCATGCCTATGATGAAACTCCACTCCATGGATTCCGGATAGACGTATTTCCACAGCGATACCAAGCCCAGCGCCACCCAGTTTGCAGGCAGGCTGAAGATCTGGAGAACCTGTGAAAAGGCCAGTCCGATGATGAGCAGTATGGCCCAGACATATTCCATGATGGGCTATTCCTCGTTGCGCCGATCCACCACTCTCACGGCCTTGCCTTCGGACTTGGGAATGGAGTTCGACTGGCACAGTTCCACGCGCGGCGTGAGCAGTATCTCGTTGCACAGGTTCTTTGCGATCTGTTTCTGCAACCCCTGCAAGGCGCGCATGTCTTCCACGAAATATTCGTCCTTGATCTCGACCTTGACCTTCATCTGGTCGGACACGCCTTCGCGCACCAGCTCGATGAGGTAGTTCTGGCCCACTTCGGGCATGGCCATGAGACATTGTTCGATCTGCATGGGGTAGATGTTCACGCCCTTGAGAATCATCATGTCGTCGGCGCGGCCCGCAATGCGGTCGATACGGCGATGAGTGCGGCCGCATTCGCATTTGCCGGGCATGAAGCGGGTCAGGTCGCGGGTGCGGTAGCGGATGATGGGCATGCCCTCGCGGGTGAGGGTGGTCATGACCAATTCGCCGATCTCGCCTTCGGCCACATGGTCGCCGGTTTCAGGGTCGATGATCTCGGCTATGTAGGCGTCCTCCCACAGGTGCATGCCCTTTTGGTGCACGCATTCGAAGGCCACGCCGGGGCCGTTCATCTCCGACAGGCCGTAGGAGTTGTAGGCCTTGATGTGCATCATTTCCTCGATCTTGGCGCGGGCCTCCTCGGTATGGGGTTCCGCGCCGATGAGTGCGATGCGCCAGGGCATGTCCTTGGTGTCGAAACCGGCTTCCTGGACTTTCTGCGCAAAATAGAGGGCAAAGGACGGGATGATGTGCAGCACCGAAACGTTGTGGTCGCGGATGAGCTTGATCTGTCGTTTGGTGTTTCCCGCGCCTGCCGGGATGGTCAGCATGCCGAGCCGTTCGGCCCCGTAGTGGATGCCGAGGCCGCCGGTGAACAGGCCGTATCCGGACATGTTCTGGCATACGTCGGACTTGCGGCAACCGCAGGCGTGCATGCTGCGGGCCATGAGGTCGGCCCAGGTCTCCAGATCCTTCCGGGTGTAGAAGATCGCCGTGGGCGTGCCCGTGGTGCCGCTCGACGCGTGCAGGCGCACGAAATCGTCCAGGGACCGGGTCAGGAGCCCGTGGGGATACTGGCTGCGCAAGTCGTCCTTGGTGGTGAAGGGAAGTTTGGTGATGTCTGCCACCGTCTGAAAATCTTCCGGGTTCAATCCGGCAAGCCGCGCACCGTAGAAGGGAGAGTGCTTGGCGTTCGTGATGGTCTCCTTGAGACGTTCAACCTGAAGCTGTTCCAGGGCGGAGCGGTCCATGGCTTCTACTGAGTCGTAGTACATAATGGTATTGTGGGCTTGAGGTT from Pseudodesulfovibrio sp. S3 includes:
- a CDS encoding patatin-like phospholipase family protein — translated: MKKRKTVSLVLGSGGARGLAHIGVIHWLEENGYAIKSISGSSMGALVGGIHAIGKLDEFEKWVRAVTRSDMLKLLDLSMGMDGLFKGGKIINTLKSLVGDSRIEDLPIDFTAVATNISRAKEVWFDEGPMFDAIRASISLPLFFTPYKHKGEDLVDGGILNPVPIAPTFRDQTDVTIAVNVCGAPGEGLEDSLDAGPEEKSALTEAISDFLGKVRSSIPRGTANIGAYDIVAQSFETMQGTIARQKIAAYPPDYVLEIPKNLCKILEFHKAAPLIQYGYDKAAGVLPSVFMGK
- a CDS encoding DUF456 domain-containing protein, with the translated sequence MEYVWAILLIIGLAFSQVLQIFSLPANWVALGLVSLWKYVYPESMEWSFIIGMAVVAVVAEVLEFGLQAWGAGRYGASTRGNVGGIIGAIAGAIFGASFLFGLGALIGALGGAYLGCLVAEMPGRSKSEAFRAAKGAFVGKALGFTVKTAIGAVIVILSIPKVWP
- a CDS encoding phenylacetate--CoA ligase; translated protein: MYYDSVEAMDRSALEQLQVERLKETITNAKHSPFYGARLAGLNPEDFQTVADITKLPFTTKDDLRSQYPHGLLTRSLDDFVRLHASSGTTGTPTAIFYTRKDLETWADLMARSMHACGCRKSDVCQNMSGYGLFTGGLGIHYGAERLGMLTIPAGAGNTKRQIKLIRDHNVSVLHIIPSFALYFAQKVQEAGFDTKDMPWRIALIGAEPHTEEARAKIEEMMHIKAYNSYGLSEMNGPGVAFECVHQKGMHLWEDAYIAEIIDPETGDHVAEGEIGELVMTTLTREGMPIIRYRTRDLTRFMPGKCECGRTHRRIDRIAGRADDMMILKGVNIYPMQIEQCLMAMPEVGQNYLIELVREGVSDQMKVKVEIKDEYFVEDMRALQGLQKQIAKNLCNEILLTPRVELCQSNSIPKSEGKAVRVVDRRNEE